Genomic DNA from Sandaracinaceae bacterium:
GGAGCCCGAGGCTGAGCAGGAGCGCGGCGGGAGAGGAGCCGCTCGAGTGGCCGGCCGCGGTGCAGGCGCAGCCGCCGTCTTCCACGCTGTCGCGGTCCGACGGGAGGTCGGTCGACGGCTCGGCGGGCTCCATCGGGGGGGTCAGCGGGATGCAGCCGTCGGCCGAGCAGACCATGCCCTCGCCGCAGGAGGCGTCCGCGCCCTCGTCGATGTTGCCGTCGCAGTCCTCGTCGACCGCGTCGCAGGTCTCGGCCATCGGCTCGACGGCGTCGGCGCAGGCGCCCCAGGCGCCGCTCTCGCAGAGCTGGACGCCGGGCATGCAGGCGCCGACGTCACTGCCGCAGGGGCGGGTGTCGCCGCTGAAGCAGTCGCAGCCGGGGTCGATCGTGCCGTCGCAGTCGTTGTCGAGGCCGTCGCAGAGCTCCGGCGCGCCGGGGTAGACGGTCGGCTCGGAGTCGTCGCAGTCGCGGCGCTCGGGGTCCGGGTCGGCGCCGGGCTCGGTCGGGTCGGAGCCGCAGACGTTGTGGCCGTCGGCGTCGACGTCGAAGCCCTCGTCCACGGTGCCGTCGCAGTCGTTGTCGAAGCCGTCGCACATCTCGTCGGTCAGCTCGCGGGCGATGCCATCGAGCGCCATGCGGAGGTCGGTCAGGTCGTTCGCCTGCAGGTAGCAGTGGTTCATCGCGGCGGGATCCGAGAGCGTCGGATCGCAGCCCGGAAGATCGGTCCCCGCGGCCACGGCGGCGCGGTTGAGGGTGAGCGAG
This window encodes:
- a CDS encoding MopE-related protein; protein product: MLTRTARILSGLSALLFWIAPSVSEAQRCDAPQILLTVDKSSSMLGGLPGGGTKWDAARMALGELTSSYSTNIDFGLQVFPYPNQCSPGAVTLDFGTHAPEDLMVALGDPPPSGGNYTPMAQTLDAARDYYAPRMVGARQNHLILITDGWQWCDPYEASTRFTPVDAVTRLRDMGVTVHVVGFGASVDSLTLNRAAVAAGTDLPGCDPTLSDPAAMNHCYLQANDLTDLRMALDGIARELTDEMCDGFDNDCDGTVDEGFDVDADGHNVCGSDPTEPGADPDPERRDCDDSEPTVYPGAPELCDGLDNDCDGTIDPGCDCFSGDTRPCGSDVGACMPGVQLCESGAWGACADAVEPMAETCDAVDEDCDGNIDEGADASCGEGMVCSADGCIPLTPPMEPAEPSTDLPSDRDSVEDGGCACTAAGHSSGSSPAALLLSLGLLGAFLYRRR